In a genomic window of Streptomyces sp. SJL17-4:
- a CDS encoding elongation factor G-like protein EF-G2 — MGDKANTAAGAAGRALTADRPTAVRNVVLVGHSGSGKTTLVEALAQTAGALNRAGRVEDGGTVSDYDEIEHRQHRSVQLSLVPVGWDGYKINLLDTPGYADFVGELRAGLRAADAALFVVSAAQEADAVAASTRMVWEECAAVGMPRAIVVTHLDTARTDFGELTAVCASLFGRDDPDAVLPLYLPVRGEEGADGHAPTTGLVGLLSERIFDYSTGVRKEGPPDEGQRELIAEARARLIEGIIAESEDETLMDRYLGGESIDVKTLVDDLEKAVARGTFHPVLAAAPAADGGTQGLGTLELLELITGGFPSPLEHEPPAVTTPDGQPRPPLTCDPEGPLVAEVVKTAADPYVGRVSLVRVFSGTLRPDETVHVSGHGLADRGHEDHDVDERIGGLTSPFGKQQRPMAHCIAGDLACVARLGRAETGDTISAKDDPLLMEPWSMPEPLLPLAVQAHGKADEDRLSQGLARLVAEDPTLRLEQNQDTRQVVLWCLGEAHQDVVLERLRGRYGVQVDAVPYKVSLRETFGGTSAGRGRHVKQSGGHGQYAICEIEVEPLPPGSGIEFVDKVVGGAVPRQFIPSVEKGVRAQAARGVAAGYPLVDIRVTLKDGKAHSVDSSDAAFQTAGALALREAAAEVAVHLLEPVAEVQVLVPDEYVGPVMSDLSGRRGRVVGTDQAGPGRTVVRAEVPEIEIGRYAIDLRSVSHGTGRFDRTYARHEPMPPHLAEKVREES, encoded by the coding sequence ATGGGTGACAAGGCGAACACGGCCGCCGGAGCCGCCGGCAGGGCTTTGACGGCCGACCGGCCCACGGCCGTACGGAACGTGGTGCTGGTCGGCCACAGCGGATCGGGCAAGACGACCCTGGTCGAGGCGCTCGCGCAGACCGCCGGGGCACTCAACCGGGCGGGCCGGGTCGAGGACGGCGGCACCGTCTCCGACTACGACGAGATCGAGCACCGCCAGCATCGCTCCGTACAGCTCTCCCTCGTTCCGGTCGGCTGGGACGGGTACAAGATCAACCTCCTCGACACCCCCGGGTACGCCGACTTCGTCGGGGAGCTGAGGGCCGGTCTGCGCGCGGCGGACGCGGCCCTCTTCGTCGTCTCGGCCGCCCAGGAGGCCGACGCCGTCGCCGCCTCCACCCGGATGGTCTGGGAGGAGTGCGCCGCCGTCGGCATGCCCCGCGCCATCGTCGTCACCCACCTCGACACCGCCCGCACCGACTTCGGCGAGCTCACCGCCGTCTGTGCCTCGCTCTTCGGCCGCGACGACCCGGACGCCGTCCTGCCCCTCTACCTGCCGGTGCGCGGCGAGGAGGGCGCCGACGGGCACGCGCCCACGACCGGTCTGGTCGGCCTGCTCTCGGAGCGGATCTTCGACTACTCGACGGGGGTACGGAAGGAGGGCCCGCCCGACGAGGGCCAGCGGGAGCTGATCGCGGAGGCCCGCGCCCGGCTGATCGAGGGGATCATCGCCGAGAGCGAGGACGAGACCCTGATGGACCGCTACCTCGGTGGCGAGTCGATCGATGTGAAGACGCTCGTCGACGACCTGGAGAAGGCCGTCGCCCGGGGCACCTTCCACCCGGTGCTCGCGGCCGCCCCCGCCGCCGACGGCGGTACGCAGGGTCTGGGCACCCTCGAACTCCTGGAGCTCATCACCGGCGGGTTCCCCTCGCCCCTGGAGCACGAACCGCCCGCCGTCACCACCCCGGACGGGCAGCCCCGACCGCCCCTCACCTGCGACCCCGAAGGCCCCCTGGTCGCCGAGGTCGTCAAGACCGCCGCCGACCCCTACGTGGGCCGCGTCTCCCTGGTCCGGGTCTTCTCCGGCACCCTGCGCCCCGACGAGACCGTCCACGTCTCCGGGCACGGCCTGGCCGACCGGGGCCACGAGGACCACGACGTCGACGAGCGGATCGGCGGCCTCACCTCCCCCTTCGGCAAGCAGCAGCGGCCCATGGCGCACTGCATCGCCGGGGACCTCGCCTGTGTGGCCCGGCTGGGCCGCGCGGAGACCGGCGACACGATCTCCGCGAAGGACGATCCGCTGCTCATGGAGCCCTGGAGCATGCCGGAGCCGCTGCTCCCGCTCGCCGTCCAGGCCCACGGCAAGGCCGACGAGGACCGGCTCTCACAAGGCCTCGCCCGGCTGGTCGCCGAGGACCCCACCCTGCGCCTCGAACAGAACCAGGACACCCGGCAGGTCGTCCTGTGGTGCCTGGGCGAGGCCCACCAGGACGTCGTCCTCGAACGTCTCCGCGGCCGGTACGGGGTCCAGGTCGACGCCGTGCCGTACAAGGTGTCGTTGCGCGAGACCTTCGGCGGCACGTCGGCCGGCCGGGGCCGGCACGTCAAACAGTCCGGCGGCCACGGCCAGTACGCCATCTGCGAGATCGAGGTGGAGCCGCTCCCGCCGGGCAGCGGCATCGAGTTCGTCGACAAGGTGGTCGGCGGCGCGGTCCCCCGGCAGTTCATCCCCTCCGTCGAGAAGGGCGTACGGGCCCAGGCCGCGCGGGGCGTCGCGGCCGGCTATCCGCTCGTCGACATCCGGGTCACCCTCAAGGACGGCAAGGCCCACTCGGTGGACTCCTCCGACGCCGCCTTCCAGACGGCCGGGGCGCTCGCGCTGCGCGAGGCGGCCGCCGAGGTCGCCGTGCACCTCCTGGAGCCGGTCGCCGAGGTCCAGGTCCTGGTGCCCGACGAGTACGTCGGTCCCGTGATGAGCGATCTGTCGGGGCGACGGGGCCGGGTCGTCGGCACCGACCAGGCCGGCCCCGGGCGGACCGTGGTCCGGGCCGAGGTGCCGGAGATCGAGATCGGGCGGTACGCGATCGACCTCCGGTCCGTGTCTCACGGCACGGGCCGGTTCGACCGTACGTACGCCCGGCACGAGCCGATGCCGCCGCACCTCGCCGAGAAGGTCCGCGAAGAGTCCTGA
- a CDS encoding CDP-alcohol phosphatidyltransferase family protein, protein MLNKYARAFFTRVLTPFAAFLLRRGVSPDAVTLIGTAGVMAGALVFFPRGEFFWGTIVITLFVFSDLVDGNMARQAGISSRWGAFLDSTLDRVADGAIFGGFALWYAGKGDDNVLCAVAIFCLASGQVVSYTKARGESIGLPVAVNGLIERAERLVISLVAAGLAGLHTFGVPGIEVLLPIALWIVAVGSAVTLGQRVVTVRRESAEADAAAAGDGGVTT, encoded by the coding sequence ATGCTGAACAAGTACGCGCGTGCATTTTTTACGCGTGTCCTCACACCGTTCGCCGCGTTTCTGCTCCGCAGGGGCGTCAGTCCCGACGCGGTCACGCTCATCGGCACGGCGGGAGTGATGGCCGGTGCGCTGGTGTTCTTCCCCCGCGGGGAGTTCTTCTGGGGCACCATCGTCATCACCCTCTTCGTCTTCTCCGACCTCGTCGACGGCAACATGGCCCGGCAGGCGGGGATCTCCAGCCGCTGGGGCGCCTTCCTCGACTCGACGCTGGACCGGGTCGCCGACGGCGCCATCTTCGGCGGCTTCGCGCTCTGGTACGCGGGCAAGGGCGACGACAACGTGCTGTGCGCCGTGGCGATCTTCTGCCTGGCGAGCGGGCAGGTCGTGTCGTACACCAAGGCCCGAGGTGAATCGATTGGCCTGCCCGTCGCCGTCAACGGTCTGATCGAACGTGCCGAACGCCTGGTGATCTCGCTCGTCGCGGCCGGCCTCGCCGGACTCCACACGTTCGGCGTGCCCGGGATCGAGGTGCTGCTGCCGATCGCGCTGTGGATCGTGGCCGTCGGCAGCGCCGTCACCCTGGGCCAGCGCGTCGTCACCGTACGACGGGAATCGGCCGAGGCGGACGCCGCGGCGGCCGGGGACGGCGGGGTGACGACATGA
- a CDS encoding phosphatidylinositol mannoside acyltransferase: MKERLSDGLYGAGWATVKKLPEPVAAGLGRRIADFTWKRRGKSVLRLEANLARVVPDATPERLAELSKAGMRSYMRYWMESFRLPTWSRERVERGIDIKDVHHLKEGLAAGRGVVLALPHLANWDLAGVWVTRSLGVPFTTVAERLKPETLYDRFVAYRESLGMEVLPHTGGSAFGTLARRLRAGGLVCLVADRDLSASGTEVTFFGDTARMPAGPAILAQQTGALLLPVTLWYDDTPVMRGRIHPPIDVPESGTRAEKTSVMTQALADAFAAGIADHPEDWHMLQRLWLADLEERPEPGAGAGTEGVERGGERGE; the protein is encoded by the coding sequence CTGAAGGAGCGGCTGAGCGACGGGCTGTACGGCGCCGGCTGGGCGACCGTCAAGAAGCTGCCCGAGCCGGTGGCCGCAGGTCTCGGCCGGCGGATCGCCGACTTCACGTGGAAGCGGCGGGGCAAGAGCGTCCTGCGTCTCGAGGCCAACCTCGCGCGCGTGGTGCCGGACGCCACGCCCGAGCGGCTCGCCGAGCTGTCGAAGGCCGGCATGCGCTCGTACATGCGGTACTGGATGGAGTCCTTCCGGTTGCCGACCTGGAGCAGGGAACGGGTCGAGCGCGGGATAGACATCAAGGACGTCCACCACCTCAAGGAGGGCCTCGCCGCCGGACGCGGCGTCGTCCTGGCCCTGCCGCACCTGGCGAACTGGGACCTCGCGGGCGTGTGGGTGACCCGGTCCCTCGGCGTGCCGTTCACCACGGTCGCGGAGCGGCTCAAGCCCGAGACGCTGTACGACCGCTTCGTGGCCTACCGCGAGTCCCTCGGCATGGAGGTCCTCCCGCACACCGGGGGCTCCGCCTTCGGCACGCTGGCGCGGCGCCTGCGGGCCGGCGGCCTGGTCTGCCTGGTCGCCGACCGCGACCTGTCCGCCTCCGGCACCGAGGTGACGTTCTTCGGCGACACGGCGCGGATGCCGGCGGGACCGGCGATCCTCGCCCAGCAGACGGGCGCACTGCTCCTTCCGGTGACGCTCTGGTACGACGACACGCCGGTCATGCGGGGGCGCATCCACCCGCCGATCGACGTACCCGAGTCAGGTACGCGGGCGGAGAAGACGTCTGTGATGACACAGGCGCTGGCCGACGCCTTCGCCGCCGGCATCGCGGACCACCCGGAGGACTGGCACATGCTGCAACGACTGTGGCTCGCGGACCTGGAGGAACGCCCGGAGCCCGGCGCGGGTGCCGGGACCGAGGGTGTCGAGCGGGGCGGGGAGCGCGGCGAGTGA
- a CDS encoding glycosyltransferase family 4 protein has protein sequence MKIGIVCPYAWDVPGGVQFHIRDLAEHLIRLGHEVSVLAPADDETPLPPYVVSAGRAVPVSYNGSVARLSFGFLSAARVRRWLHDGTFDVVHIHEPTSPSLGLLTCWAAQGPIVATFHTSNPRSRAMIAAYPILQPALEKISARIAVSEYARRTLVEHLGGDAVVIPNGVDVDFFARAEPKKEWQGETLGFIGRIDEPRKGLPVLMRALPRILTERPGARLLVAGRGDEEEAVASLPREMRSRVEFLGMVSDEDKARLLRSVDVYVAPNTGGESFGIILVEALSAGAPVLAADLDAFAQVLDQGAAGELFTNEDADALADAAIRLLGDEERRAELRARGSAHVRRFDWTTVGADILAVYETVTDGAAAVDTDERVGLRARLGL, from the coding sequence GTGAAGATCGGGATCGTCTGCCCGTATGCGTGGGACGTGCCGGGCGGCGTCCAGTTCCACATCCGTGACCTCGCCGAGCACCTCATCCGGCTCGGCCACGAGGTCTCCGTCCTCGCGCCCGCCGACGACGAGACGCCGCTGCCGCCGTACGTGGTGTCGGCGGGCCGTGCCGTGCCCGTGTCGTACAACGGCTCGGTGGCGCGGCTCAGCTTCGGCTTCCTCTCGGCCGCGCGGGTGCGGCGCTGGCTCCACGACGGCACCTTCGACGTCGTCCACATCCATGAGCCGACCTCGCCGTCGCTCGGGCTGCTGACCTGCTGGGCGGCGCAGGGACCGATCGTCGCCACCTTCCACACGTCGAACCCGCGCTCACGGGCGATGATCGCCGCGTATCCGATCCTCCAGCCGGCGCTGGAGAAGATCAGCGCGCGTATCGCGGTGAGCGAGTACGCGCGGCGCACGCTCGTCGAGCACCTCGGCGGCGACGCCGTGGTCATCCCCAACGGGGTCGACGTGGACTTCTTCGCGCGCGCCGAGCCGAAGAAGGAATGGCAGGGCGAGACGCTCGGCTTCATCGGGCGCATCGACGAGCCGAGGAAGGGCCTGCCCGTCCTCATGCGGGCGCTGCCCAGGATCCTCACCGAGCGGCCCGGGGCGCGGCTCCTGGTCGCCGGGCGCGGGGACGAGGAGGAGGCGGTGGCCTCGCTGCCCCGGGAGATGCGCTCGCGGGTGGAGTTCCTCGGCATGGTCAGCGACGAGGACAAGGCGCGGCTGCTGCGCAGCGTCGACGTGTACGTGGCTCCCAACACCGGCGGCGAGAGCTTCGGCATCATCCTCGTCGAGGCGCTGTCGGCGGGAGCGCCGGTCCTCGCCGCCGACCTGGACGCCTTCGCGCAGGTCCTGGACCAGGGGGCGGCGGGCGAACTCTTCACCAACGAGGACGCGGACGCGCTCGCGGACGCGGCGATCCGCCTCCTCGGCGACGAGGAGCGCCGCGCGGAACTGAGAGCCCGTGGCTCGGCCCATGTACGCCGCTTCGACTGGACGACGGTCGGCGCGGACATCCTGGCGGTCTACGAGACGGTGACGGACGGCGCGGCGGCGGTGGACACGGACGAACGCGTGGGGCTGCGGGCACGATTGGGTCTGTAG